Proteins from one Camelina sativa cultivar DH55 chromosome 8, Cs, whole genome shotgun sequence genomic window:
- the LOC104707987 gene encoding protein ROOT PRIMORDIUM DEFECTIVE 1-like isoform X1: MEPKLLLSAHKPLFVSCNSPFNEKPNLSVKSRLPISTIRAARSQFMGEGLILGNKYGFWTAPRKTRVVVEPVRAAVKRRKELTFDNVVQRDKKLKLVLNIRKILVSQPDRMMSLRGLGKYRRDLGLKKRRRFIALLRKYPGVFEIVEEGAYSLRFKMTAEAERLYLEEMRIRNELEDVLVVKLRKLVMMSIDKRILLEKISHLRTDFGLPLEFRDTICQRYPQYFRVVPTPRGPALELTHWDPELAVSAAELSEEDNRTRETEERNLIIDRPPKFNRVKLPRGLNLTKSETRKISQFRDMPYISPYKDFSHLRSGTLEKEKHACGVIHELLSLTTEKRTLVDHLTHFREEFRFSQQLRGMVIRHPDLFYVSLKGERDSVFLREAYRNSELIDKDPLTLVKEKMRALVSVPRFPRRGGPRKDEEGRDEQIDGSDAEGEEEEEESDAEEWSDVDNYLEGADGGNDDDWTDDEGEEDVPPNFDDDEDSTKVPSSRRSSSPRKKEEKVLTPVFPDGTPREKW, translated from the coding sequence ATGGAGCCAAAGCTCCTGCTTTCTGCACATAAACCTTTGTTTGTCTCTTGCAACTCTCCATTCAATGAAAAACCTAATCTTTCTGTCAAATCCCGTTTGCCCATATCCACAATTCGAGCTGCGAGGTCTCAGTTTATGGGGGAAGGTTTGATATTGGGGAACAAATATGGGTTTTGGACTGCACCTAGGAAGACCCGTGTTGTTGTTGAGCCTGTGAGAGCTGCTGTGAAGAGAAGGAAAGAGCTTACTTTTGATAACGTTGTTCAAAGGGACAAGAAACTGAAACTAGTGTTGAACATTAGGAAGATTCTTGTGAGTCAACCTGATAGGATGATGTCTCTTAGGGGTTTGGGTAAGTACAGGAGAGATTTGGGTTTGAAGAAACGTCGTCGGTTTATAGCTCTTCTTAGGAAGTATCCTGGTGTGTTTGAGATAGTTGAAGAAGGAGCATATTCACTGAGGTTCAAGATGACAGCAGAGGCTGAAAGGCTCTATCTTGAGGAAATGAGGATTAGGAATGAGCTTGAAGATGTATTGGTTGTTAAGTTGAGGAAGTTGGTGATGATGTCAATCGATAAGAGGATATTATTGGAGAAAATTTCTCATTTGAGGACTGATTTTGGGCTTCCTTTGGAGTTCCGGGACACGATTTGCCAGCGTTATCCGCAATATTTCCGTGTGGTTCCGACGCCTAGAGGTCCGGCTTTAGAGTTGACTCACTGGGATCCTGAGCTTGCAGTGTCAGCTGCTGAGTTATCTGAGGAGGATAATAGGACtagagaaacagaagaaaggAATTTGATTATTGATAGGCCTCCTAAGTTCAATAGGGTTAAGCTTCCAAGGGGTCTCAATCTTACAAAGAGTGAGACGAGAAAGATATCTCAGTTCCGTGACATGCCGTATATTTCTCCTTACAAGGATTTCTCCCACTTGAGGTCGGGAACACTCGAGAAAGAAAAGCATGCTTGTGGTGTTATTCATGAGCTTTTGAGCTTAACGACTGAGAAAAGAACATTGGTGGATCACTTGACTCATTTCCGTGAGGAATTCAGATTCTCGCAACAACTAAGAGGAATGGTTATAAGGCACCCTGATCTCTTCTATGTGTCtttaaaaggagaaagagattcAGTTTTCTTAAGAGAAGCTTACAGGAACTCTGAGTTGATCGATAAAGATCCTTTAACTCTTGTGAAAGAAAAGATGCGTGCACTTGTTTCTGTCCCAAGATTCCCAAGAAGAGGAGGTCCCAGGAAAGACGAAGAAGGAAGAGACGAGCAGATAGATGGAAGCGATGCAGagggtgaggaagaagaagaagaaagtgatgcTGAAGAATGGTCTGATGTTGATAATTACTTGGAAGGTGCGGATGGTGGCAATGATGATGATTGGACTGatgacgaaggagaagaagatgtgcCTCCtaactttgatgatgatgaagatagcACGAAGGTTCCTTCAAGTAGAAGATCAAGTAGTCCtagaaagaaggaagagaaagtACTCACTCCTGTGTTCCCTGATGGTACTCCAAGAGAAAAGTGGTAA
- the LOC104707987 gene encoding protein ROOT PRIMORDIUM DEFECTIVE 1-like isoform X2 — protein sequence MEPKLLLSAHKPLFVSCNSPFNEKPNLSVKSRLPISTIRAARSQFMGEGLILGNKYGFWTAPRKTRVVVEPVRAAVKRRKELTFDNVVQRDKKLKLVLNIRKILVSQPDRMMSLRGLGKYRRDLGLKKRRRFIALLRKYPGVFEIVEEGAYSLRFKMTAEAERLYLEEMRIRNELEDVLVVKLRKLVMMSIDKRILLEKISHLRTDFGLPLEFRDTICQRYPQYFRVVPTPRGPALELTHWDPELAVSAAELSEEDNRTRETEERNLIIDRPPKFNRVKLPRGLNLTKSETRKISQFRDMPYISPYKDFSHLRSGTLEKEKHACGVIHELLSLTTEKRTLVDHLTHFREEFRFSQQLRGMVIRHPDLFYVSLKGERDSVFLREAYRNSELIDKDPLTLVKEKMRALVSVPRFPRRGGPRKDEEGRDEQIDGSDAEGEEEEEESDAEEWSDVDNYLEGADGGNDDDWTDDEGEEDVPPNFDDDEDSTKVPSSRRSSSPRKKEEKVLTPVFPDGTPREKW from the exons ATGGAGCCAAAGCTCCTGCTTTCTGCACATAAACCTTTGTTTGTCTCTTGCAACTCTCCATTCAATGAAAAACCTAATCTTTCTGTCAAATCCCGTTTGCCCATATCCACAATTCGAGCTGCGAGGTCTCAGTTTATGGGGGAAGGTTTGATATTGGGGAACAAATATGGGTTTTGGACTGCACCTAGGAAGACCCGTGTTGTTGTTGAGCCTGTGAGAGCTGCTGTGAAGAGAAG GAAAGAGCTTACTTTTGATAACGTTGTTCAAAGGGACAAGAAACTGAAACTAGTGTTGAACATTAGGAAGATTCTTGTGAGTCAACCTGATAGGATGATGTCTCTTAGGGGTTTGGGTAAGTACAGGAGAGATTTGGGTTTGAAGAAACGTCGTCGGTTTATAGCTCTTCTTAGGAAGTATCCTGGTGTGTTTGAGATAGTTGAAGAAGGAGCATATTCACTGAGGTTCAAGATGACAGCAGAGGCTGAAAGGCTCTATCTTGAGGAAATGAGGATTAGGAATGAGCTTGAAGATGTATTGGTTGTTAAGTTGAGGAAGTTGGTGATGATGTCAATCGATAAGAGGATATTATTGGAGAAAATTTCTCATTTGAGGACTGATTTTGGGCTTCCTTTGGAGTTCCGGGACACGATTTGCCAGCGTTATCCGCAATATTTCCGTGTGGTTCCGACGCCTAGAGGTCCGGCTTTAGAGTTGACTCACTGGGATCCTGAGCTTGCAGTGTCAGCTGCTGAGTTATCTGAGGAGGATAATAGGACtagagaaacagaagaaaggAATTTGATTATTGATAGGCCTCCTAAGTTCAATAGGGTTAAGCTTCCAAGGGGTCTCAATCTTACAAAGAGTGAGACGAGAAAGATATCTCAGTTCCGTGACATGCCGTATATTTCTCCTTACAAGGATTTCTCCCACTTGAGGTCGGGAACACTCGAGAAAGAAAAGCATGCTTGTGGTGTTATTCATGAGCTTTTGAGCTTAACGACTGAGAAAAGAACATTGGTGGATCACTTGACTCATTTCCGTGAGGAATTCAGATTCTCGCAACAACTAAGAGGAATGGTTATAAGGCACCCTGATCTCTTCTATGTGTCtttaaaaggagaaagagattcAGTTTTCTTAAGAGAAGCTTACAGGAACTCTGAGTTGATCGATAAAGATCCTTTAACTCTTGTGAAAGAAAAGATGCGTGCACTTGTTTCTGTCCCAAGATTCCCAAGAAGAGGAGGTCCCAGGAAAGACGAAGAAGGAAGAGACGAGCAGATAGATGGAAGCGATGCAGagggtgaggaagaagaagaagaaagtgatgcTGAAGAATGGTCTGATGTTGATAATTACTTGGAAGGTGCGGATGGTGGCAATGATGATGATTGGACTGatgacgaaggagaagaagatgtgcCTCCtaactttgatgatgatgaagatagcACGAAGGTTCCTTCAAGTAGAAGATCAAGTAGTCCtagaaagaaggaagagaaagtACTCACTCCTGTGTTCCCTGATGGTACTCCAAGAGAAAAGTGGTAA
- the LOC104707989 gene encoding uncharacterized protein LOC104707989, which translates to MARKRRSSAAESLTKRRKDGEESLSQVEEPDSDRRLIAIFVIFFILIPAVSIVVYKVKFADRVIQTETSIRHRGIVKTNISFQEILTEHSKASENSTTRHYDYPVLAYITPWNSKGYDMAKMFNSKFTHLSPVWYDLKSQGSGLVLEGRHNADKGWIQELRSRGNALILPRVVLEAIPSGMLKKKKLREKAINLIVTECKEMEYDGIVLESWSRWAAYGVLHDPDMRKLALQFLKQLGDALHSTNSPRNNQQHMQFMYVVGPPRSEKLQMYDFGPEDLQFLKDSVDGFSLMTYDFSNPQNPGPNAPVKWIDLTLKLLLGSSNNIDSTLARKVLLGINFYGNDFVISGDSGGGGAITGRDYLTLLQKHKPSLHWDKESGEHFFMYRDDKNVKHAVFYPTLMSILLRLENARLWGIGISIWEIGQGLDYFFDLFKSLRSPLTPKHDQEVSHPNMPRVKLAVARIDYTVHVSLLETAQCLVLTLSSTSSSSKFDDTERAILGIEGEIKRERDMEALKTATFTPMSVLSEKRSEPRKPFTLPNLFPQKSPRPISQENFLRRFNGGLALLTSVLTSATAPAKSLTYEEALQQSTTTSSSFDSDGLIEGISNFVTDNPLVIAGGVAALAVPFVLSQVLNKKPKAWGVESAKNAYTKLGTDDNAQLLDIRATADLRQVGSPNIKGLGKKAVSTVYNGDDKPGFLKKLSLKFKDPENTTLYILDKFDGNSELVAELVALNGFKTAYAIKDGAEGPRGWVNSGLPWIEPKKTLSLDLSSLTDSISGVFGESSDGVSVAVGVAAAAGLSVFAFTEIETILQLLGSAALVQLAGKKLLFAEDRKQTLKQVDEFLNTKVAPKELVDELKEIGKALLPPSTSSKALPAPAAVAAEAATATATTTTVDKPVPEPVAEAATATTVDKPVAEAAAATTVDKPVPEPEPEPKPAPAVEAAAAQVITEPTETEAKPKPHSRPLSPYASYPDLKPPSSPMPSQP; encoded by the exons ATGGCGAGGAAGCGACGTTCGTCGGCGGCGGAGAGTTTGACGAAACGGCGGAAGGACGGAGAAGAGTCACTGTCACAAGTCGAAGAACCGGATTCAGATAGGAGGCTCATCGCCATATTCGTGATCTTCTTCATCCTGATTCCCGCGGTTTCGATTGTCGTGTACAAAGTCAAATTCGCTGATCGAGTCATACAAACGGAAACATCGATACGTCACAGAGGAATCGTTAAAACTAATATTAGTTTCCAAGAAATCCTCACT GAACACTCTAAGGCCTCAGAGAATTCAACAACTAGGCACTATGATTATCCAGTGTTAGCTTACATTACTCCATG GAACTCTAAAGGCTATGATATGGCAAAGATGTTTAACTCAAAGTTTACACATTTATCACCAGTGTGGTACGACCTGAAGAG TCAAGGATCTGGATTGGTTTTGGAAGGGAGACATAATGCTGATAAGGGATGGATCCAAGAGCTTCGATCAAGGGGAAACGCGCTG ATATTACCAAGAGTTGTTCTAGAAGCAATTCCTAGTGGGATgcttaagaaaaagaaactaaggGAGAAAGCTATCAATCTTATTGTCACAGAGTGCAA GGAAATGGAATATGATGGTATCGTGTTAGAGTCTTGGTCAAGGTGGGCAGCTTATGGCGTTTTGCATGACCCGGATATGCGGAAATTG GCACTGCAATTCTTAAAACAACTTGGAGACGCCCTTCACTCAACGAACTCTCCAAGAAATAACCAGCAACATATGCAGTTCATGTATGTGGTTGGTCCGCCTCGTTCAGAGAAGCTGCAAATGTACGATTTTGGGCCAGAAGATCTTCAGTTCTTAAAAGACTCGGTTGATGGGTTCTCTCTTATGACCTATGATTTCTCAAATCCACAGAATCCTGGCCCCAATGCTCCTGTCAAGTGGATAGATTTAACCCTCAAGCTCCTACTTGGTTCATCAAACAATATAGACTCAACCCTAGCCAGAAAGGTTCTTCTTGGTATCAACTTTTACGGCAACGATTTTGTAATCTCTGGAG ATTCAGGAGGCGGAGGAGCAATCACCGGAAGGGATTACCTCACATTACTCCAGAAGCATAAGCCAAGTTTGCACTGGGATAAAGAGAGCGGTGAGCATTTTTTCATGTATAGAGATGATAAGAACGTCAAGCATGCTGTTTTCTATCCTACATTGATGTCAATCCTTCTACGGCTTGAGAATGCTCGTCTCTGGGGTATCGGCATTTCAATCTGGGAAATCGGACAAGGTTTAGATTATTTCTTTGATCTATT TAAGTCACTACGCTCTCCTCTCACACCAAAACATGATCAAGAGGTATCTCATCCGAATATGCCACGTGTCAAGCTAGCCGTGGCTAGGATTGATTACACAGTCCACGTCAGCTTACTAGAAACAGCTCAATGCCTTGTCTTGACACTTTCTTCCACTTCCTCCTCTTCAAAGTTTGATGATACGGAGAGGGCAATTCTTGGTATAGAaggagagataaagagagagagagacatggaGGCTCTGAAAACCGCTACCTTTACCCCTATGTCGGTTTTATCCGAGAAAAGATCAGAACCCCGAAAGCCCTTCACGCTCCCTAACCTCTTTCCTCAGAAATCACCGAGACCAATCTCCCAAGAAAACTTCTTGAGGAGATTCAATGGTGGATTGGCTCTTCTGACCTCTGTTCTAACCAGTGCAACAGCTCCTGCTAAATCCCTGACGTACGAGGAAGCTCTGCAACAATCTACGACCACTTCTTCATCTTTTGATTCGGATGGTCTGATTGAAGGGATATCCAATTTCGTCACAGACAATCCTCTGGTTATTGCCGGTGGAGTTGCTGCATTGGCTGTTCCGTTTGTTCTGTCTCAGGTTTTGAACAAAAAGCCTAAAGCTTGGGGAGTTGAGTCTGCTAAGAATGCTTATACCAAGTTGGGTACTGATGATAATGCTCAGTTGCTTGACATAAGAGCCACTGCTGATCTCAGACAAGTGGGCAGTCCTAACATTAAGGGTTTGGGTAAAAAAGCGGTTTCTACTGTTTATAACGGAGACGACAAGCCTGGTTTCTTGAAGAAGCTTTCTTTGAAGTTTAAAGATCCTGAGAACACCACACTGTACATTCTGGACAA GTTTGATGGAAACTCTGAGCTTGTTGCGGAACTAGTGGCTCTTAATGGATTCAAAACTGCTTACGCGATTAAAGATGGTGCAGAAGGACCTAGAGGCTGGGTG AATAGCGGCTTGCCTTGGATTGAGCCAAAGAAGACTCTCAGTCTTGATTTGAGCAGTTTAACGGATAGCATCAGCGGTGTATTTGGT GAGAGTTCTGATGGTGTGTCTGTCGCTGTTGGAgtagctgctgctgctggatTAAGTGTTTTTGCATTTACAGAG ATTGAAACCATACTCCAACTACTAGGTTCAGCTGCACTAGTTCAGCTTGCGGGCAAGAAACTTTTATTTGCTGAG GACCGAAAGCAAACTCTAAAACAGGTGGATGAGTTCTTGAACACAAAGGTTGCCCCAAAAGAACTTGTTGATGAGTTAAAG GAAATAGGAAAggctcttcttcctccatcaaCAAGCAGCAAAGCTCTTCCTGCACCAGCAGCAGTAGCAGCAGAAGCAGCTACAGCTACAGCTACAACCACCACTGTCGATAAACCAGTACCTGAACCAGTAGCAGAAGCAGCTACAGCCACCACCGTAGATAAACCAGTAGCAGAAGCAGCTGCAGCCACCACCGTAGATAAACCAGTACCTGAGCCAGAGCCAGAGCCAAAGCCAGCGCCAGCGGTTGAAGCCGCAGCTGCACAAGTAATAACAGAACCAACTGAAACAGAAGCCAAACCAAAACCTCATTCAAGACCTCTCTCTCCATATGCATCG TACCCTGACCTGAAGCCTCCATCTTCTCCGATGCCATCGCAGCCctga